A stretch of DNA from Vulpes lagopus strain Blue_001 chromosome 12, ASM1834538v1, whole genome shotgun sequence:
CTTGTTCTTTGCCCATCTCTTGACATTCCTCTGTGAGTCTGTGTTTTGCTCCCAGTGATGTTTCAGAACTGGAGGGtttctctgagtttctttctttgtccttttccgtatttctcattttattggaTCTTTCCCGGTCAAAAAACCTATCCTTTGCCCTAGAATTTGGgctgctttcttttttgtctcgGTTTCTTCCTGAAGattgaacatttatttcttgttgttCTCGATCTCTGTACTTATCACtgttttcatgtctttctttccttgctttcatatgctcttccttttctttgcttttcccttccttctcttctcctttctcactGTGTTGGTCATGTTCATTTCGTTGTCTatctctttcttgttctcttaGGGAGTATTTCTCCCTTttccaatctctgtcttttctttctctttggtctCTTCCCTTCAGTTTATCTTCGTGTTCATGCCTCTTCCAGTGGGAATCTCTATGACCAGCCTCTCTGTGCCTATGGgaatccttcttttcttttcggTAATCACGGTCAGTGTAATAGTTCTCATGATCCCTGGATTGTCTCTCTTGGTGCTGATCTTCCCTTTTCTCATGAACTCTTGACTTGGACCTTTTTGTATGGCATTTGATaccatgctctctttcttcaCTAGAAGATGGGGAGTGCCTCTGATGCTTGGAGTCACTCTCAGAagtctctgtgatttttttccttctgcagttcactttattattttcttccatttcatcaTCCTCACTATTAGCATCAAAGTCACTGTCTGCATCTGGGTTTTCCCCTACTTGCACAACAGTTTGGAGACTGCATTTCTCACGTGGTATTATTCTGTTCTCTGAACTTAATTCATCAGAATAACCccttgatttctcttcctttatctcagaccttaaaacaacacaaaatgcCACGTTATCATTGTAGTAAGCACATGAAGTGTTCATGCAATTTTTCTCAATACTTAAACCTATACAACTACTAAATGCAAAAAGGTGCTATTTAACTTGTAAACATTTGCCAACTAGTATTTTCTAACcattcagaatattttcagaaaaaggtAGAAGTGGAATAGAGAAAATCAGGCTTTCTGTATTGGACCACTAGAACCTTCAggcattaacatttttatagacATGACAAAGAATAATTGGGAAAAGTAAGATATATTCTGGATCTAAGTACTATTTTCACAACATGAAGTTCAAGTTGCAGCTCTTTGTtggatttttgtctctttaaaaaatttaaaaatagtcctcaaaataagatgattttttttcacagtgaAATCTAATTCTAAATATCACTAAATAATCTCGTACGATTAAAAAAGCACAACCTTCCTGATATAACCCTTTGGCACCTATCACAACAAAACGGGAATTTGTGAATCCACCTGATTACAATCACTAACACTTAAAATTGTTTACATCACTTACATTTTCCCAACTGATAAGTGTGGCTAATTTATTTACATCAGTCACACATTCATTCTTATGGATTACTTAATAATCATACTAACAGAACAACTGTGGTTCTCTGGGAATTGCTGGCAGAATTGTCTGGGCTAAAGGATTATCTAATAGTTAGAAATTCTATTATTAGACTCCAAGAAAAGTACAACTATCAAATGACATTATGGAGTTTCATGGCTGGCCTCACAACTATTTTTGATGAAACTCTAACAGAAattctttttccattcaaaaaTCTCTCTTCAAATATACTAAGACTTATAATTTTCGTCAATTTTGTTATCAAACCGAGCATTTGACAGAGCAAAGTATAAATCTGATTCCGCCTCTTTAGTCATAATTCCCCTCTTTTCTTAAGCACCAATAAAGACTTAGATCCTCTTAATCTGATGTTTCTGTTCCAAAAAACCATTTACTCAGATATGAGCTCAGGACAAATTCTCCCCTTTACCTTTAGCTATATACCTATAACAGTCATTTCACCATTCTTACAATACTTTATGATTTTATCCAAAAAACCCCTCCAATATTTACTTTCTATGTCAGTGCTAATGGACATATCTACAGAAATGGCACATATCTGTGCCATctaatatggtagccattagccaAATGTGGCAACTGAGTACTTACAATGTGGCTACTATGACCAAAATTTTAGGTCTTCAACAGTCTACATGTGCCTAGTGGCTACATTATTAGGTGGTACATTTCTAGCCCTTGATACGTGAATCTTATGTTTTATAGAGGCCATGTGCTACTTATGAAAATAAACCACTTATTCTATATACTATCTGAAAATACCTGTAGGATTACTGCAGAATAGAAATATTTGAACTAAATCTGCAGgtttttaattaagaaagtaTAAATCCCTAGCAATTCAATTAGATCAGGTTTAACTGACAACACAATATGCAATGCTGTAATCTCCTATCTTTCAAAGGGTTAAAATGATCCCACAATTATAGATCATGAACagagtctttcttctttcttctaataTTCCATATGCCATGTCTCACCTGGCTTCACGAAAGCTGCATGTAGGTGCTTCCTCTTCACCAACTGCTTGATTTAATAGGTGTCTATAAAATCCACTGAGATCTTTCTGCTTGGTTACATCCAAACGTGCTAAGAGAGGGAAAGCAAAAGCGAGAGGAAAATATTCAACAAGGCACAACACAGTTCAATTTTATGGTGTAGACAATGTAACATACAGAGTGTATAAAACTACTCTCTAGATCTGTAGTTGGCAAACTACAGCGTGCAGGCCAAATGTGGCCtatattgttttgtaaataaatttttatcgGAATGTAGCCTTGTTCATTTATTAAGGCTGCTTTTGCCTTAGAAAGGCAGAACTGAGTAGCTCTAGCAAAAATCATATGGtacacaaagcctaaaatatttatgtggTCTTTCACAGAAAACATATAAACTGGTATTCTAGATGAATACCCAGTACATGGTTAGACATAATATTAtagatttaattttcttctatttaaaattgatgaataggggatccctgggtggcgcagcggtttggcgcctgcctttggcccaggacgcgatcctggagacccgggatcgagtcccacatcgggctcccagtgcatggagcctgcttctccctctgcctgtgtctctgcccctctctctctctctctctctctatcataaaaaaaaaaaaaaaaaaaaaaaaaaaaattaaaaaatatttaaaaataaaataaaattaaataaaattaaaaatttttttttaaattttatttatttatgataggcacacagtgagagagagagagaggcagagacacaggcagagggagaagcaggctccatgcaccgggagcctgacgtgggattcgatcccgggtctccaggatcacgccctgggccaaaggcaggcgccaaaccgctgcgccacccagggatcccaaataaaataaaattgatgaatatTTGCCAATTAAGCTATTTAAAAGTACACAATGTACTTAGATCTTGAGAAATGACCATGAgtagaaaatactgaaataaagcACTAAGACATTCTTTGGCTCCAGCACATCTTCTGTTATTTCTTGAGTGATGTTATTCTAGTTTTCTAAATGCCCATCCTTGAGTGATGTTATTCGAGTTTTCTAAACCCAGAAAATACAAGTAGGATTTAAATCTTAGTTTATATTGTTTCTGACAAATACTGTGGTGTTGTGCCTTGTAACAAAGGTTTTTATATTTGGAATCATTTTCTAAGGCAATGACTTAGTAACGACCATAGTTGTAAGCAATAAAAGGAGAGCTGTGAAAAGTCCAGTAGAAGTAATAGTTACTGAGAGTGCAGCTGTGTTTTCAGTCatcatcttttctgttttataatacTACAGAATATCATAACTATATCTTGAATTCATATACATAAATGAGGACCACAACATTATCATCTAGGAGTTCAGGGACAGAGCACATGGCTAAACCCAGGGCAGAATTTTGCTGCttgtttccttctcccctcctccctcttccagtTCACCTTCTAGTGCAGCagcccttttctctctttcttcctcttcagctCTCTCTTGCAGTTTTTTCTTATAAGCAGATGTCACAAATGCCTCCTTATCATCAAACTCTCCCTTCTCCATTTCTCgttctctttgtattttcttttccattcgtttttcttgttccttttttctgaTCTCAACTGCTTTTAGTAAGTTGTGAATATACTTGGGCTAGGGGGAAAAATAAGATTActtaggaaagaataaaaaataaaaattaagaatattctatttttaatcatgaattaAGATAAAAATGGCTAATCCAAATAAGTGGGATCATCATCCTctcaaaatttaatataaatttactAGCAAGGCTGAAACtaaaagtcttttcaataaaaatttaggtgtaaagacagaaattattcaaaatgccattttacttttttaaaatttcaaactaaGTTAATTTTTCCACTGTGTTTTCATCCTTTTTACAGGTATTGTCTGAATACTTCAATAGATAAGTGAATCAGAAAGGTTCTTACTAGATTTTCACATTAGTTGATATACGGTTATTTAAAAGAACAGTggggagtgcctgagtggctcagtcggttaagtgtccaactcttgatctcagctcaggtcttgatcttgggatcgtaagttcaagccccacactgggctccatgtggagcctactcaaaaaaaaaaaaaaatagtggtaatTTTACACCAGCTCCCTACTTGTACATACCATAAAATgcaaagatctttaaaaatctatgtttgTGAAAGAAAAAGTGATAGAAAATCTGAACTGAGATGAGAGGATGATAaagcataaaatatgaaaagaggagttattaatataaagattttctacgaaaaaaatttcaagaaaaaaattttaaa
This window harbors:
- the NSRP1 gene encoding nuclear speckle splicing regulatory protein 1 isoform X1, which produces MAIPGRQYGLILPKKAQQLHPVLQKPSVFGNDSDDDDETSVSESLQREAAKKQAMKQTKLEIQKALAEDSTVYEYDSIYDEMQKKREENNPKLLLGKDRKPKYIHNLLKAVEIRKKEQEKRMEKKIQREREMEKGEFDDKEAFVTSAYKKKLQERAEEEEREKRAAALEARLDVTKQKDLSGFYRHLLNQAVGEEEAPTCSFREARSEIKEEKSRGYSDELSSENRIIPREKCSLQTVVQVGENPDADSDFDANSEDDEMEENNKVNCRRKKITETSESDSKHQRHSPSSSEEREHGIKCHTKRSKSRVHEKREDQHQERQSRDHENYYTDRDYRKEKKDSHRHREAGHRDSHWKRHEHEDKLKGRDQRERKDRDWKREKYSLREQERDRQRNEHDQHSEKGEEKEGKSKEKEEHMKARKERHENSDKYRDREQQEINVQSSGRNRDKKESSPNSRAKDRFFDRERSNKMRNTEKDKERNSEKPSSSETSLGAKHRLTEECQEMGKEQEKPHEVGNKFAKRSNEETVMSARDRYLARQMARVNAKTYIEKEDD
- the NSRP1 gene encoding nuclear speckle splicing regulatory protein 1 isoform X2 — translated: MKQTKLEIQKALAEDSTVYEYDSIYDEMQKKREENNPKLLLGKDRKPKYIHNLLKAVEIRKKEQEKRMEKKIQREREMEKGEFDDKEAFVTSAYKKKLQERAEEEEREKRAAALEARLDVTKQKDLSGFYRHLLNQAVGEEEAPTCSFREARSEIKEEKSRGYSDELSSENRIIPREKCSLQTVVQVGENPDADSDFDANSEDDEMEENNKVNCRRKKITETSESDSKHQRHSPSSSEEREHGIKCHTKRSKSRVHEKREDQHQERQSRDHENYYTDRDYRKEKKDSHRHREAGHRDSHWKRHEHEDKLKGRDQRERKDRDWKREKYSLREQERDRQRNEHDQHSEKGEEKEGKSKEKEEHMKARKERHENSDKYRDREQQEINVQSSGRNRDKKESSPNSRAKDRFFDRERSNKMRNTEKDKERNSEKPSSSETSLGAKHRLTEECQEMGKEQEKPHEVGNKFAKRSNEETVMSARDRYLARQMARVNAKTYIEKEDD